From the genome of Lotus japonicus ecotype B-129 chromosome 6, LjGifu_v1.2, one region includes:
- the LOC130722469 gene encoding protein PHOX1-like — protein sequence MGKKKKQVGEISGEDSANQSKVGDRSPKAYDSDTLVFISMAQELKDEGNKLFQKRDLQGAMVKYEKALKLLPGNHIDVSYLRSNMAACYMQMGLSEYPRAIHECNLALEVTPKYSKALMKRSRCYEALNRLDLALRDVSAVLKMEPNNVMALEISDKVKSALEDKGLRVNDTEIELPPDYVEPPIALPPKKVVKEKTHKKRHNKEKVKDLDKIVEKQTEEKLEEKNAEDSVAVKKEEDGLKGKKANTSKKKKTKEKVDKKKDDVKEVYEVKCNGRSEDVPKKAVKLVFGEDIRCAELPVDCSLFQLREVIRDRFPSLGAVLVKYRDQEGDLVTITSEEELRWAETGSPGSIRLYIVEANPDHDPLYEKLHVRDGEKDGIYDSPENGHVVKAKEIITSSCIEDWIIQFAQLFKNHVGFESDRYLDFHELGMKLYSEAVEETVTSEEAQGLFDMAGGKFQEMAALALFNWGNVHMSRARKRVYLTEDFSKEHLCEQIRSSYEWAQKEYAKAGERYEASTKIKSDFYEGFLALGQQQFEQAKLSWYYALSSNVDLATWPSTEVLHLYNSAEENMDKGMLIWEESEEQRLSETSNQSDIRSHLQNMGLGGLFKNMSSDEIAALAANMRSQINLMWGTMLYERSIVEFKLGLPVWHECLEVAVEKFELAGASPTDVAVMLKNHCSNNTSGDGLGFHIDEIVQAWNEMYEAKKLHKGVPSFRLEPLFRRRVSKIYHAFELV from the exons AtggggaagaaaaagaagcaagtagGAGAAATAAGTGGTGAAGATAGTGCAAATCAGAGCAAGGTTGGAGATAGAAGcccaaaagcatatgatagTGATACCTTGGTATTTATATCCATGGCTCAAGAGTTGAAGGATGAAGGGAACAAGCTGTTCCAAAAGCGCGATCTTCAAGGAGCAATggtaaaatatgagaaagcccTCAAATTGCTTCCTGGAAATCACATAGATGTGTCCTATCTGCGGAGTAACATGGCTGCGTGCTACATGCAGATGGGGCTCAGTGAGTACCCTAGGGCAATTCATGAATGCAATTTGGCTCTTGAAGTGACACCAAAGTACAGTAAAGCTCTGATGAAGAGGTCGAGGTGCTACGAGGCTTTAAACAGGCTGGATTTAGCACTGAGAGATGTTAGTGCTGTTCTGAAGATGGAGCCAAATAATGTCATGGCTTTGGAGATCTCAGATAAGGTGAAAAGTGCACTTGAAGATAAAGGATTAAGAGTGAATGATACAGAAATTGAGTTGCCTCCTGATTATGTTGAACCTCCTATTGCTTTGCCTCCCAAAAAGGTAGTAAAAGAAAAGACACACAAGAAAAGGCACAACAAAGAGAAGGTGAAGGATCTGGATAAAATTGTAGAAAAGCAAACTGAGGAGAAATTAGAAGAGAAAAATGCTGAGGACAGTGTTGCAGTAAAGAAGGAAGAGGATGGTCTGAAAGGGAAGAAGGCTAACACATCtaaaaagaagaagaccaaggAAAAAGTTGATAAGAAAAAGGATGATGTTAAAGAGGTCTATGAGGTAAAATGTAATGGTAGAAGTGAAGATGTGCCTAAGAAAGCAGTCAAACTTGTTTTTGGTGAGGATATAAGATGTGCTGAATTGCCAGTTGATTGCAGCTTATTTCAGCTAAGAGAAGTTATTCGTGATCGGTTCCCAAGCCTAGGAGCAGTTCTTGTCAAATATCGAGACCAGGAAGGTGATTTGGTCACAATCACTTCTGAAGAAGAACTAAGGTGGGCTGAAACAGGATCACCGGGTTCTATCCGACTGTACATAGTAGAAGCTAATCCTGATCATGATCCACTCTATGAGAAACTTCATGTGAGGGATGGGGAAAAGGATGGTATTTATGATTCTCCTGAGAATGGTCATGTGGTGAAAGCAAAGGAAATTATCACCTCATCTTGCATTGAGGATTGGATAATTCAGTTTGCACAACTATTCAAGAACCATGTTGGATTTGAATCTGACAGATATTTAGATTTTCATGAACTTGGGATGAAGCTTTATTCTGAGGCGGTGGAAGAGACAGTTACGAGTGAAGAGGCACAAGGTCTATTTGACATGGCTGGGGGCAAGTTTCAAGAGATGGCAGCTCTAGCTCTGTTTAACTGGGGAAATGTGCATATGTCCAGGGCAAGGAAGAGAGTGTATTTAACAGAAGATTTTTCAAAAGAGCATCTTTGTGAACAAATCAGAAGTTCATATGAATGGGCACAGAAAGAATATGCAAAAGCTGGAGAAAGATATGAagcatccactaaaatcaagtcAGATTTTTATGAAGGCTTTCTCGCACTAGGCCAACAGCAGTTTGAGCAAGCAAAACTTTCTTGGTATTATGCACTCAGTAGTAATGTAGATTTAGCCACATGGCCCTCCACCGAGGTTCTTCATCTTTACAACAGTGCTGAGGAAAATATGGACAAAGGAATGCTGATATGGGAAGAATCAGAAGAACAAAGGTTGAGTGAAACCTCCAATCAAAGCGATATTAGATCACATTTGCAGAACATGGGGTTGGGTGGACTATTTAAAAACATGTCATCAGATGAAATTGCTGCACTGGCGGCCAACATGAGGTCCCAAATAAATCTCATGTGGGGAACCATGCTATATGAGCGCTCAATTGTGGAGTTCAAATTAGGTTTACCGGTATGGCATGAATGCCTGGAAGTTGCAGTTGAGAAGTTTGAACTTGCTGGAGCTTCTCCAACAGATGTAGCAGTAATGTTGAAAAACCACTGTTCAAATAACACTTCCGGAGATG GTCTAGGTTTCCACATTGATGAAATAGTGCAGGCGTGGAATGAGATGTATGAAGCTAAAAAGTTGCACAAAGGAGTTCCATCATTTCGTTTGGAGCCCTTGTTTCGAAGAAGAGTTTCAAAGATTTACCATGCTTTTGAGCTTGTATAA
- the LOC130726013 gene encoding heparanase-like protein 3 has translation MGSRIQLLGLCLLSFTFLFVNTLSEKGTVTIDGKSAIGNIDDDFVCATLDWWPPEKCDYGRCSWGLASLLNLDLNNKIFLNAVKAFSPLKLRLGGSLQDKVNYGTEDYHRPCTPFVRKQSEMFGFTEGCLPMNRWDELNKFFAKSGAKIIFGLNALAGKSIQSGSAIGPWNYTNAESFIRYTVGKNYAIHGWELGNELSGNGVGTKVSADQYASDFAALRAIVDNAYREIQPKPLVLAPGGFFDAAWFKEFISKSGKSIDVVTHHIYNLGAGVDEHLEERILNPASLDGIASTFKDLKSVLQSTATSATAWVGESGGAYNSGRHLVSDTFLYSFWYLDQLGMSASYDTKTYCRQTLIGGNYGLLNTTTFLPNPDYYSALLWHRLMGRSVLSTTFSGTKKIRAYAHCAKQSKGIIILLINLDSSTAIEAEVTLSDNKFLRHRKMADNSKLTELPLRGASGTAREEYHLTPGGGDIHSQIMVLNGNALTVNSAGDIPALEPLFVNSSMPITVAPFSIVFAHIPDAVVAACN, from the exons ATGGGTTCTCGGATTCAGCTTCTGGGTCTGTGTTTGTTGAGCTTCACTTTTCTTTTTGTGAACACACTGAGTGAAAAAGGGACTGTCACCATTGATGGGAAATCTGCAATCGGAAACATTGATGATGATTTTGTCTGTGCAACTCTGGATTGGTGGCCTCCTGAGAAATGTGACTATGGGAGATGCAGTTGGGGTCTTGCTTCTCTTCTCAATCtg GACCTGAACAACAAGATTTTTCTAAATGCAGTGAAAG CGTTTTCACCGTTGAAACTAAGATTAGGTGGCAGTTTGCAAGATAAGGTAAATTATGGAACTGAAGATTACCACCGACCATGTACTCCTTTTGTTAGGAAACAATCTGAAATGTTTGGCTTCACGGAAGGGTGCCTCCCAATGAATAGATGGGATGAACTAAACAAATTTTTTGCAAAATCAGG GGCTAAGATTATCTTTGGTTTAAACGCTCTTGCTGGAAAATCAATACAATCTGGTTCTGCCATAGGACCTTGGAACTACACTAATGCCGAATCCTTTATTCGATACACTGTTGGAAAGAACTACGCCATTCATGGATGGGAACTTG GCAATGAGTTGAGTGGTAATGGAGTGGGAACAAAAGTTTCTGCAGACCAATATGCTTCTGATTTTGCTGCTTTACGAGCAATAGTTGACAATGCATATCGAGAGATTCAGCCAAAGCCACTAGTCCTTGCTCCTGGAGGTTTCTTTGATGCAGCTTGGTTCAAGGAATTCATAAGCAAATCGGGTAAATCTATAGATGTCGTCACCCACCACATTTATAACCTTGGAGCAG GAGTTGATGAGCACCTTGAGGAAAGAATTCTTAATCCTGCCTCTCTTGATGGTATTGCAAGCACATTCAAAGATCTCAAAAGTGTACTCCAAAGTACAGCAACCTCAGCAACAGCGTGGGTTGGCGAGTCAGGAGGGGCTTACAACAGTGGCCGGCATCTTGTATCCGATACATTCTTGTACAGTTTCTG GTATTTGGATCAGCTTGGCATGTCGGCTTCTTACGACACCAAAACATATTGCAGACAGACTTTGATTGGAGGAAACTATGGTTTACTAAATACTACTACTTTCCTACCGAACCCGGACTACTATAG TGCTCTTCTATGGCACCGACTCATGGGAAGGAGTGTGCTATCAACTACCTTCTCTGGGACAAAAAAGATACGAGCTTATGCTCACTGTGCAAAGCAATCT AAAGGAATCATAATATTATTGATCAACCTGGACAGCAGCACAGCAATTGAAGCAGAAGTGACCTTAAGCGACAATAAATTTCTGCGGCACAGAAAGATGGCTGATAATTCAAAATTGACGGAACTTCCTCTCCGTGGTGCAAGCGGAACAGCTAGAGAAGAGTACCATCTAACACCAGGGGGTGGGGATATACATAGCCAAATCATGGTGCTAAATGGAAACGCTCTAACTGTGAATTCAGCTGGCGATATTCCTGCTTTGGAGCCTTTGTTTGTGAACTCATCAATGCCAATAACGGTTGCTCCTTTCTCTATTGTATTTGCTCATATACCTGATGCTGTTGTTGCAGCATGCAACTAG
- the LOC130723379 gene encoding putative ALA-interacting subunit 2: protein MLTDTSGAREIVIMDLDEESSTTSVSRRVPAIPGRPAQKGAFYQFTQQNLPACKPVLTPRAVIATFLLMGFIFIPVGLVTLRASYSVVEIEDRYDIDCVPDQFKSNKVAYIKDDSISKNCSRFLKVPKPMRAPIYIYYQLDNYYQNHRRYVKSRSDQQLLHGLGYNHTSSCKPVESSDNLPIVPCGLIAWSMFNDTYMFNRGPTKLKVNRKNIAWKSDRDHKFGKHVYPFNFQNGTLIGGGKLDQSVPLSDQEDLIVWMRTAALPSFRKLYGRIEEDLDADDVIVVHLENNYNTYSFGGKKKLVLSTTSWLGGKNDFLGVANLLVGSFCILISIIFLLLHVKNPRPYGDTTYSSWNKKNTAT, encoded by the exons ATGTTGACTGACACCTCTGGAGCTCGGGAAATTGTGATAATGGATCTCGATGAAGAAAGTTCGACAACATCGGTTAGCAGGAGAGTGCCGGCAATTCCAGGTCGGCCGGCACAAAAGGGAG CTTTCTATCAGTTTACACAGCAGAACCTTCCAGCATGTAAACCTGTCCTTACACCTAGAGCA GTCATTGCTACGTTTCTATTGATGGGTTTCATTTTCATTCCTGTTGGACTTGTTACACTTCGTGCTTCGTATAGT GTTGTTGAAATTGAGGACAGGTATGACATTGATTGTGTACCGGATCAATTTAAAAGTAATAAGGTCGCATATATCAAAGATGACTCAATCTCCAAAAACTGTTCACGATTCTTAAAG GTACCTAAGCCAATGAGAGCACCGATTTATATCTATTATCAGCTTGATAACTATTACCAGAACCACCGACG GTATGTAAAAAGTAGAAGTGATCAGCAACTCTTACATGGTCTTGGATACAATCACACCAGTTCTTGTAAACCTGTAGAGTCTTCTGATAATCTTCCAATTGTACCTTGTGGGTTGATAGCATGGAGTATGTTCAATGATACATATATGTTCAATCGTGGGCCAACAAAATTGAAGGTCAATAGGAAGAACATTGCGTGGAAGAGCGATCGCGATCACAAATTTGGAAAGCATGTTTACCCGTTTAATTTTCAGAATGGGACATTGATTGGGGGTGGaaagttggatcaaagtgttccT CTAAGTGATCAAGAAGATCTGATAGTTTGGATGCGTACTGCTGCTCTCCCCAGCTTCCGAAAGTTGTATGGAAGAATTGAAGAGGATTTGGATGCAGATGATGTTATAGTCGTCCACCTAGAGAACAATTATAACACTTACAGTTTTGGTGGAAAGAAGAAGCTTGTTCTGTCGACAACAAGCTGGCTGGGAGGAAAAAATGACTTCCTTGGAGTTGCCAATTTACTTGTTGGAAGCTTTTGTATATTGATCTCGATCATCTTCCTGTTGCTTCATGTGAAAAATCCTAG ACCTTATGGGGACACAACCTACTCATCTTGGAATAAGAAAAACACTGCTACCTGA
- the LOC130726048 gene encoding protein OS-9 homolog — translation MKNNTRALILLLIFTHAFAEQIFPVHIASIFGGGGGGTSSSREPKYKIEFHPEDSPFHPEDDQESIIMPDKNGQKFVCYLPKVEREKSGKPVIQHNVSSMIVETEKRVKQKTPDELLEVLKGPCFLRQEGWWSYEFCYQKRLRQLHLEDDKVVQEFVLGVYDPEATAAFNQNLSDISTLKDPRSKDASQRYHAHQYTNGTICDLTNKPRETEVRFVCSEPRAMISSITEISTCKYALTIQCPTLCKHPLFQEERPVWHTIDCNVLPKDYKDAKGRQENRDVEIVMVTDNEINDPEQ, via the exons atgAAGAACAACACGAGGGCATTGATTCTGCTCTTGATCTTCACCCATGCCTTCGCCGAACAAATCTTCCCCGTTCATATCG CTAGCATAttcggcggcggcggcggcggaacCAGCAGCTCTCGTGAACCCAAATACAAAATCGAATTCCACCCCGAAGATTCCCCTTTCCACCCT GAGGATGATCAGGAATCGATAATTATGCCGGATAAAAATGGGCAGAAATTTGTTTGTTATCTGCCTAAGGTGGAGAGGGAGAAAAGTGGGAAGCCTGTTATTCAGCACAATGTTAGCAGCATGATTGTTGAAACTGAGAAGAGGGTTAAACAGAAGACGCCGGATGAATTGCTTGAAGTGTTGAAGGGTCCATGCTTTCTCAGA CAAGAAGGTTGGTGGTCTTATGAATTTTGCTATCAGAAGAGGTTGAGGCAACTACATTTGGAGGATGACAAG GTAGTCCAGGAGTTTGTCTTGGGTGTGTATGATCCTGAGGCTACAGCTGCGTTTAACCAAAATCTTTCTGACATTTCTACATTGAAGGATCCCCGCTCAAAGGATGCATCTCAAAG GTATCATGCTCACCAGTATACTAATGGAACCATATGTGATCTTACCAATAAGCCTAGAGAGACCGAG GTGCGGTTTGTATGCTCGGAACCCAGAGCAATGATTAGTTCAATAACAGAGATTTCCACCTGCAAATATGCTCTTACAATTCAATGCCCTACGCTATGCAAGCACCC aCTGTTTCAAGAGGAGAGACCAGTATGGCACACCATCGACTGTAATGTACTACCAAAGGATTACAAGGATGCTAAAGGGAGACAAGAAAATAGAGATGTGGAGATTGTTATGGTCACAGACAATGAAATTAATGATCCTGAACAATGA
- the LOC130725510 gene encoding uncharacterized protein LOC130725510 gives MRPSLSNPPHLFFPFPSPFTLTFNPKPFIISRKSQPLLLFAVNNNEKGKTVEGKQEEDVNDSSKQTRPALFGFNWKTLLDPDPDNVVALGLTGLLTWASVQVLWQLLFISFTILVAALKYSFIAALLIFILITLL, from the coding sequence ATGAGACCCTCACTCTCAAATCCTCCACATCTGTTCTTCCCATTCCCTTCTCCTTTCACTCTCACCTTCAATCCCAAACCCTTTATCATCTCCCGAAAATCGCAACCACTGTTGCTGTTTGCAGTCAACAACAACGAAAAGGGGAAAACAGTAGAAGgaaaacaagaagaagatgttAACGATTCAAGCAAACAAACAAGACCAGCCTTGTTTGGTTTCAATTGGAAAACCCTTTTAGACCCTGACCCTGATAACGTTGTTGCTCTTGGATTAACGGGTCTTCTCACATGGGCCAGTGTTCAAGTCCTCTGGCAGCTCTTGTTTATCTCCTTCACCATTCTCGTTGCTGCTCTCAAGTATTCTTTCATTGCtgcacttctcattttcattctCATCACCCTTCTctga